CGCGTTATTGATGGGAATAACGGTTTATTCGTAGCTATGCCAAGTAAACGTGGCGTTGACGGAGAGTTCCGTGATATCGCTCACCCAATTAATTCTGACACTCGTGCAAAAATTCAAGAAGTTGTTTTAGCTGAATATGTGCGCGTTGGAGAAGAAGAAGCAAGTGCAGTAACAGAAGAAGAATCTGAATCTGTTTCTGCTGAATAATTAAAAATTTCCAAGGGCTAGCCAATTGCTAGCCCTTTTTGTGTCTTTAAATTTTGAAAAAATGATAAATAGCCTTGGTCTTCCATTTTGGCTATGGTATAATTAAAAGTAGATTGAAATTTGGGAGGAGAATTCAGAATGATGTTGCAAAATCAGGCACAATCTCGAGACTTTTATTGTAGCGCGGCTGTAATCTCTGCTTTCAGTGAACAAATAAACGAGCAGGCTATATCTTTCGGAATTTTCAAACAAATAAAACATTGAATTTACTCTTTGCCTAAAAATACGGTTGAGAGTTTTTATTTGGGCGTAATCTTGAAAAAAAGCGTATTTTACGTTATCATTCATAGTGGAAGAATAGTGAATATTGGGGGTTCTATATAATGTCAAAACGATATGCTGTAGTGCTTGCTGCTGGCCAAGGCACGCGGATGAAATCAAAACTATATAAAGTCTTGCATCCAGTTTGTGGAAAACCAATGGTCGAACATGTAGTGGATCAAATTTCGACACTTGATGTTGATAAAGTGGTTACAATAGTTGGGCATGGGGCAGAAAAAGTACAAGAGCATTTAGCTGGTAAAAGCGAGTTTGTAAAACAAGAAGAGCAACTTGGTACGGCCCACGCAGTACTTCAAGCAAAAACAGCTCTTGCTGAAAAAGATGGTGTTACACTAGTTGTTTGTGGAGATACACCTTTAATAGAGGCTAGCACAATGGAAGCTCTACTGAAATATCACCATGAAAAACGTGCGAAAGCAACAATCCTTACAACAGTGATTGAAGATCCTACTGGTTATGGACGTATTATTCGTGATGATCTTGGCATTGTAGAAAAAATTGTAGAACATAAAGATGCGACTGAAAAAGAACAACGCATTTCAGAAATAAATACTGGTACTTACTGTTTTGATAATAAATCTCTTTTTGAAGCATTAGAAAAAGTTTCAAATGATAATGTGCAAGGAGAATACTACTTACCAGATGTTATTAAAATTTTAAAAGATTCAGATGAAGTAGTAGCGGCATATCGAATGGAATCTTTTGAGGAATCCCTTGGAGTGAACGATCGAATTGCTTTAGCTGAAGCATCTAAATTAATGCAACGTCGAATTAATGAGAATCATATGCGTAATGGAGTAACGCTTATTAATCCAGAAAGTACGTATATTGATATAAATGTAGAAATTGGTCAAGATACGGTTATTGAGCCTGGTGTAATGCTTCGAGGTAATACAGTGATTGGCGAGGATTGTGTTGTCACAAGTGGTTCAGAAATCGTCAATAGTATCATTGGTGAACGAGCTCGTATTAGAAGTTCTGCAATCTTTGAAAGCAAGGTGGGAGATGATGTTCAAATCGGCCCATATGCACACCTAAGACCAGAATCTGATATTCATAACAATGTGAAAATCGGGAATTATGTTGAAACCAAAAAAGCTGTTGTTGGCGAAGGAACTAAACTGCCGCACTTCATCTATATGGGGGATGCAGAAATCGGTAAAAATGTGAATATTGGTTGTGGAAGTATTGCTGTTAATTATGATGGGAAAAACAAAGCGAAAACCATTATTGGCGATGATGTTTTTGTTGGTTGTAATTCTAATTTAATTGCACCTGTCAAAGTAGGCAATCGTGCATTTATTGCAGCTGGTTCAACTATTACAAAAGACGTTCCAGATGATGCTTTAGGAATTGCTCGCGCGAAACAAGACAACAAGATAGGCTATGCGAAACGTTTAAATCACGGTAAATAATTTCCAATTGGAAAGTTTAAAATTTTAATAAAAATAGTGGAGGCTGATTATGTCAAACGAGTATTTTGATCCAAAGTTGAAGATTTTCTCGCTAAATTCTAATCGTGAACTAGCTGAAGAGATTGCGAAAGAAGTAGGTATAGAGTTAGGGAAATCAAGCGTTACTCATTTTAGTGATGGAGAAATCCAAATTAACATTGAAGAAAGTATCCGTGGTTGTCATGTTTACGTTATTCAATCAACGAGTAACCCTGTAAACCAGAATTTAATGGAACTTTTGATCATGATTGATGCGTTGAAACGTGCTTCTGCGGCGACAATTAATATTGTTATGCCTTACTATGGTTATGCACGCCAAGATCGTAAAGCAAGAAGCCGTGAACCGATTACGGCAAAATTAGTTGCAAATTTAATTGAAACAGCTGGTGCAACAAGAATGATCACACTAGACATGCACGCACCGCAAATCCAAGGTTTCTTTGATATTCCAATCGATCACTTAAATGCAGTTCGTTTACTAAGTAATTATTTTGGTGAACGTCATTTAGGCGATGATTTAGTAGTTGTTTCACCTGACCACGGAGGAGTTACTCGTGCTCGTAAAATGGCAGACCGTTTGAAAGCGCCGATTGCGATTATTGATAAACGCCGCCCACGTCCAAATGTGGCAGAAGTAATGAACATTGTTGGGAATGTAGAAGGGAAGGTTTGTATTATAATTGATGATATCATCGATACAGCTGGCACAATTACTTTAGCGGCAAAAGCGCTCCGTGAAGCTGGCGCGACAAAAGTATATGCTTGTTGTTCACATCCAGTACTATCTGGTCCCGCGATGAAACGTATTGAAGAATCACCAATTGAAAAGCTAGTTGTTACAAATTCCATCGCTCTTCCAGAAGATAAATGGATTGATAAAATGGAGCAACTTTCTGTAGCACCACTTTTAGGAGAAGCAATCGTACGTGTACATGAAAATGCATCTGTAAGTTCGTTATTTGAATAAAAACAATTAATAAATTTGAGATTACTCAAACTGGAAAAACAGGATTTCTCTAGCCATTCGTGGAGAGGAATCCTGTTTTTTGTTTCTAATAATCGTCATATTTAATTAAATTTTTCCCATGAACTAGGGCAGGCTAGATAGAACCATTCGTCCAGTTTAGGGGCAATTTTTTTAAGATAATCAAGATTTTGCACATAAAAAGATGAATTTTTATATTCAATAACTTTTTCTTTTTTTAGTTTGGAAAGAATTCTGCTGACAGCTGAACAATGTGCTATTCCGCTTGAATAACCTAATTCTTGCATCGTGAGGTTATCCAGAGCGATTTTGATGCCATCAGAAGTTTTTTCGCCATATACATAAGTTAGTATTAAGAGTTGCCCGCAAATAGAACCTAGCTTCCCATTAGCGGAGAAATCATTGAATTTAGCTAAGCTGTATGAAACTTGCTTTTGTAAAGCTTGGGTAATGTAAAAAAGCTGCGTGATATCTGAGCTAACTAAATTTTTTAAATCACTTATTTTGAGTACATAGGCAGTGGCTGTTTTACTAATTACTTCTAGGTTATAGTAGCCTAATGGTTTTCCTGTATCAAGGGAACCAGACATGATAATGAAAGCTCCTTTGTAATATTGTAAATTCATGATGCTTCCATTTTCGCTAATGTTAGTAAGTTTTGCAATCCCGTCGTAGAGGAATACACAATATTCTTGTGGGTCCCATTGATTAAAAATAATATCTTTTTTCTTGAATTTTTTTGGTTTAATCCCATTAGTTTCTAATAAATTTTGGAAATCTGCTGCTTGAGCGTCCATTTTTCATCCCCCAATCGTTTTATCGCCTTTTGAATATTATCCTTATGATTGCGCTAGGCATTAATAACAATTGTTAGCTGTTGATAGAAAATCACGCTAAATAATGTTTTTTACATATAGGATTTTATTATACAATTTTTAATTTCGCAAAAAGTTTGCTTACGTATTAAAAATTAATTTTTTCATTATCAGTAGGCAATTATTCTAATTTTAATGCTGTATAAAAAAAAGGTTAGTATATGTTTCCGAATGTGGTCCGGAGATATACTAACCCTTTTATAGGAAAATATAAGTTAGTTAAATTTATTGTTTTTAATTACGTTTTTAATCGTCTGTTTTGGTGGGAAGTCCATGATAAATACGCCAAGACCTCGTACACCAACAGTGGTTAATTTAGTTACATGTTGGCTTACCTTAGCATTTAGAGTAGCTGCGTAGTGGTAAGGTGTACAAGTTAAAGAAGTAGCGCTGACATGATTAAGATAGAGTTTATTTTCCTTGGAAGCTTGTTTGAAAGCTTGATGAGCGGTTTGGACAATCTCGTTGTATTTAGTTTTAATGCTAGGTCCATTAAAGTCATCTTGAATAACTTGATTTTCTGCAGCGAACTTCATTCCGAAGTTACTTTGGTTAATCGTTAGTGGTTTATTGGTGCCGTTTTCTGAAAGCAACAAAATTTTACCGCGCAACTCTTTTAACGTAGGGAATTTATCGCTAGGATCTGACTTTGGAGTTGTGTAGAAAAATGCTTTGTACGGATTAATTAAAGGTTGGATTCGATAATCAAACTTATCGTTTTTATTATTATTTTCATCTTTTAGTCGCATAATAATAGTTTCTTTAGGGTTTTCCTTTAAAAAGTTAATCGTTGTTTCTAATACTCCTTTAAGTGAAGCGTCTAAATAGATAGGTCCATGATAAATTTGGAGGTCATCTTTCGCTCTAATATCAATGTAACGTATCCCAGCCTCTAGTTGTTGAAATAGCGACATCTTTTGAGTTTGGGCAAGGGCTTTTGTTAGTGTCCAGCTAATATTCCCTTTATAACTCATGGTGTCATGCGTTCCGGGGATAGTAAGTGAAGTTAATTTCGTATTGTCAGGCAGGGCTGACATCCATTTCTTAGTAGTTATCGTGTTCTGTACAGTTCTATAATTGCTTTTAATTGAGTGTGCTTTTCCGGATGATGGAAAAGTAATAATGTAACAAACTAAACATAATAATAATACTACTAAAAATTGGCGTGAACGAAGCTTATACATTATTATTTCCTCCTTTGATTTGTATAAAGCTATCTTAATCATAATTTCATAGCGAAGCTTTAACATTTGTTAAAGACGTTAAAGTTTAGGGAGGTTTACAATGAAACCATAAACAAAGGATATAATATTGCGTTTCTAAATCTCAGAAGCGAATCTCGCCAATATTATATTTGATGGAGAGGGGTGGAACATACTACTTGGCATTATTAGGTTAAAAAATGTAGAAGGAGAGTGAAAACCATGAAAAAAATAATGCTACTTTTAATGACATTGTTACTAGTGAGTTTACCATTAGCGCAAGAAGCTCGAGCAGACGCCCAGATATATAGTTATCAAGGCGTAATTTCACACATGGCACCACCAGCGTCTCCGCCTGCAAAGCCTAAGACGCCGGTCGAAAAGAATAATGCAGCTCAAATCGATCAATATATACAAGGTCTGGATTATGATAAAAACAATATATTAGTATACGATGGAGAAGCTGTTAAAAATGTTCCACCAAAAGCAGGATACAAAGAAGGAAATCAATATATTGTAGTGGAGAAAAAGAAAAAATCTATCAATCAAAACAACGCAGACATTCAAGTTATTAACTCACTTTCAAGCCTTACTTATCCAGGGGCTTTAGTAAAAGCTAATTCGGAGTTAGTTGAAAACCAACCCGATGTCATTCCTGTGAAACGAGATTCAGTAACACTTAGTATTGATTTACCTGGAATGGTTAATCATGACAATGAAATAGTCGTTCAAAACGCAACTAAGTCCAATATAAATAACGGCGTTAATACTTTAGTAGACCGCTGGATTAATAAATACTCCCCAGACTACCCAAATATTAGTGCGAAGATTGACTATGATCAAGAAATGGCCTATAGTGAATCGCAATTAATTGCGAAATTTGGTGCAGCATTTAAAGCCGTTAATAATAGTTTGAATGTGAATTTTGGAGCGATTAGTGAAGGTAAGATGCAGGAAGAAGTTATTAATTTCAAACAAATTTATTATACAGTTAATGTTAATGAACCTACAAGCCCTTCCAAATTCTTTGGTAAAAGTGTTACTAAAGAACAATTGCAAGCACTAGGTGTGAATGCGGATAATCCGCCTGCATATATCTCTAGTGTTGCATATGGTCGTGAAGTGTATGTGAAATTATCGACTAGTTCACATAGCACTAGGGTGAAGGCTGCATTCGATGCTGCATTTAAAGGTAAATCAGTTAAAGGTGATACTGAATTAGAGAATATCATTCAAAATTCTTCATTTAAAGCGGTGATCTATGGTGGTTCAGCAAAAGATGAAGTAGAAATAATTGATGGAGATTTAAGCAAATTACGAGATATTTTAAAACAAGGGGCTAATTTTGATAAGAAAAATCCGGGCGTACCGATTGCGTATACAACTAATTTCTTGAAAGATAATCAGTTAGCAGTTGTTAAAAATAATTCGGAATATATCGAAACAACTTCTAAGGCTTACTCGGATGGAAAAATTAACCTAGATCATTCCGGTGCCTATGTTGCGAGATTCAATGTTACTTGGGATGAAGTTAGCTATGATGCTAATGGAAATGAAGTTGTTGAACATAAGAAATGGTCCGAAAATGATAAGGACAAGTTAGCTCATTTTACGACATCAATCTATTTGCCAGGGAATGCAAGGAATATTAATATTTATGCGAAAGAGTGTACTGGTTTAGCTTGGGAATGGTGGCGGACGGTTGTAGATGATAGAAACTTACCATTAGTAAAAAATAGAACAGTTTGTATCTGGGGAACAACGCTTTATCCAGCGCATAGTGATACTGTAGAAAATTAATTTAATTAAGTAAAAATAGGAAACCCCCCGCTTATCACACACATATAAGCTTGTTAGACATTCGGCGCGAATCATTTGTAGCGAATGTTGAAACAAGCTTATTTTATTTATTTTTCTCAAGCGTTAACAAATGTCAAAGAATGGAGTGCTTCTTGTTTATATAATATAAGCATATTAAAAGTTTAAGTCACTTATAGTTTCCTACTGCGAAAACATATAATTTTTAGTTCCCACCCATACTAAAATTGTGTCCTTAGCTCTCTATTAATTTGGCTATAGGTGGCTTAATCTTTTAATTACATAATTTTTAGCATTAAAATTGCGAAAGGAGAGACTGTATGAAAAGAAAATCAATTTTTCTAATTCTTTTATTAGTCTTTGTGGGTTATTTTAATGTAAAGGTAAAGGCGAGCTCAGTAGAAGGTGAAAAACTTCAAAGTAATATACAATCCGAAATGAAAGCGATAGATTTACAAGCTTTGCCAGATTGCTACGAGGCAAAAAAAGATTATAAGAGTTTGAAAATTACTAATAGTCAAAAAGATAATATGGGAATTACTCATATTACACTTGCGATGAATGCTGATGGTTATTATACAGATCACGATGAAATAAAACTTCATATTAGTCCAGATAATAAACTTCTATTTATAAACGGTGATTTAAAACAAAAGCGACCTACTATTACAAATAAAATAAAACTTACTGAACAAGATGCGATAGAAAAGGCATTTGAGGCAATTGGACAAAATGAAGCAAGTGTCAGTAGCTACACAGGGAGCCCGGTTAAAGAAAAAAGAGTTATCGTAAACTCAAGGACAAAGCGTTTAGTGTATAGTATAAGGTTGATTTTTTCTGAACCAATAGTAGCTAGCTGGATTATTCAGATTGACACTGAGACAGGCGCAGTTTTACGAAAACAGAATATGCTATCAGAAGCTAACTCTTGTAACTCTCATGGGACGAAAAAAAATATTGTGGCTCCAGGAAAAGGATACAATCCATCATTACAAAGAGCGTTGAATGTTTGGAAAATAAGAAACATTTTTTGCCTAGTTGACAGAACCCGTAAAGGACTCATAAGAACATTCGATTTGAACCATAACACAGAGATTTCGCAAGGGAAAATAGTATCTAATAAAGTAAATATGTTCACAGCTCCCGAGTATTGTTCTGCTGTAGATGCACATTATTATGCGGGTGAAGTATATGATTACTTTAAAAAGGTTCATAATCATGAAAGCTTGGATGGTGAAGGCGGAGGAATTGATTCTTTTGTTCGTTATGGCTTAAATTGCAATAACGCTTTTTGGGATGGTCAAGAGATTCTTTATGGGGATGGTGATAGCGAGAATTACAAACCATTTTCATGCGCAAGAAATATCGTTGGACATGAATTAACACATGCCGTAATCCAATACACAGCGGGGCTAGAATACGAAGGACAATCTGGTGCACTAAATGAATCTTTTGCTGATGTCTTTAGTTATTTTATTACTCCAGATAATTGGTTAATAGGTGAGGATGTCTGTTTACAAAGAATAAACAGTAAAAGAGTAAGAAGTTTAAAAGAGCCAGATAAGTACAATCAAGCAGCGCATATGAATGAGTATGAGTCGATGCCGATTACAGAAGAATATGACTGGGGAGGGGTTCATTTCAATAGTGGAATACCTAATAAAGCTGCTTATAATACCATTACAAAAGTTGGGAAGGAAAAAGCAGAACAATTATATTTTCGAGCATTAAAGTATTACTTGACGAAAAAATCCCAATTTGTCGATGCTAAGAATGCGCTTCAACAGGCGGCGAGAGACTTATACAGTGAAGAAGTAGCTAGAAAAGTAGGAGATGCCTGGGAAGAAGTTGGCGTTAGATAAGGGTTTTCTCCTGCGTCGAATTAACAAATGTTAAAGAAAATCGTTTTCTCCCAATGCTATTCTTGAAACAATTCATGAATTATTTTCCTAAATTAGCTAATAGGGAGGTTTTAAAAAGAGTCCAAAACTCTAAGCAGCCTGAATTGTATACTGTTCTTACCCAGGTATTAGAGAATGGCGAGGAGGAGTAAAAAGTGAAATTGGATAGATTTTTACGTGCAATGATGGCAGTTTGTTTTACTGCAAGTTGTATCTTGGTTAATCCCGGTGTGATATTTGCAAATAATAGCACAGTATCTACGAGCAGTAATGAGAATTCTAGCCTTGAATCAGATGAACAGGAAGAAGGTGAGCAGACAGCGAGGAGTGCAGAAGCAGGGAGAAGCAGTCCTAGGCATAAACCGATTAGCAAAGCGTGCGCACGCGATATTCAAGAACTCGACAGAACGGGTAAAGCTAAAAGTGTGAATGTCTCGGATTCAATGACTACGCCAGACGGCGAATCAGGTGAAGAACCAGGGCAAAAAATTGGAGCAGCTGCAACTAAGCCTAAGCCTCCATCTGTACGAAAGCGACTCAAACACTTCGTTAAGAAAGTATTAAAAGGCAAACAGAGTAAGTCATCAAAGGAAGGCAGTAAAACTACTAAGAATAAGCAGGAATCTAGCGAAGTTCAATCTGAAGAACCGATGCCTCATCCTTCAATAGCAAATCAACCACTTTGGAGAAGGCTGTCAGACAAAATAAAGCCGTTGGTTACAAGCGACGATGATAAAGATTCTAGAGGAGACTCAGACGAATGGGATGATGGCGAAGAGGCAAAAGAAAAAGTAGAGGAAGGGGGAACCAATCTCGCGCAAGACTTGATTAGCGAGGCACGAGAGAGAGATGTTCAAGAAGTCGAAAAAATGGGGAAAGTTAAAAATGCCGATGTAACAGCTTTACTAGCTATGCTTGATAGCAAAGTTGGAAAAGTACCAAAGCAAGATATTAAAGAAACATTAAATGATGAGTTCTCGACGGTGCTACTTCGCCCTAAACGCAGTATTAAAGAAATGTTAAGCAACAAGCAAAATAGATTATCTATGAATAGTAGTAATCTGATAAAGAACAGAAGAAAAGCAATTGAAGCCTCTGATGTTGAAGATACTGATACTGAAGAAAAGCCGACTTCGCGTGGTGCTATAGGGCCATTTAGAACGATGAATCCATTAATTTCTGAAGAAATAGCGGAAGAAATTCAAACTAATAAGAATAATCAGGAATCTAACGGTCAGAGACAGTTTGGTTTATTACCGTCTTCAACCGAAGGGGACTTAAGGTTTGCTTTTCCAGAGAAGAAACCTAGACTTCTTCGCTTCAATACGCAAAATAATGAATCGGAATCTTCGGTAAGCGAACCTACTTCTTTTAATCTCCCATCCCCACCGACCGAAGAAGAGCTAGCGGCAATGGGTATAAAGCGAAGTATTTCCATGTCAGTTGAAGAAGCACCAAGCTTGCTTCCGCCTAGGGAAGATGTACCTCAGTCGTTAACAAGTAATCCGTCATTGGATCTCCCATCCCCACCGACTGAAGAAGAGCTAGCGGCAATGGGTATAAAGCGAAGTATTTCCATGTCAGTTGAAGAAGCACCAAGCTTGCTTCCGCCTAGGGAAGATGTACCTCAGTCGTTAACAAGTAATCCATCATTGGATCTCCCATCCCCACCAACCGAAGAAGAACTGATGGCAATGGGCATAAACCAAAGTATTAACCCATTATTTAAAGGGAAATCGAGCTTGCTTCCATCTAGAGAAGATACACCTCAGTCGTTAACAGTTAATCAACCATCTGAGCTCCCATCACCGCCAACTCGAGCAGAATTAGCGGCAATGGGTATATTTATGTTTGATGACGAAATTTTGAGAGGAGATTTAGGGAATGTAGGAGATGCTTTAGAGCGACATAGTTCAAGATGCCTTGCTTCTCCGGCGTTCTCATATTTCTGTGGATTATCCCCTGCAGATGCAGATGATGAGTATAGTGAGTCGGAAGACGAGCTAGACGGCCTTTTAAATCCAAAAGTAAGAGCTACATCGCAACAATTTAGAAAGGTGGGTTTTATGCCGTTTTCCCCTCTTCGTGAACAGCTTTTTGCGGATGGAAATAAAACTCTTACAGAGGAGCAGGTTATCAAAGATCCACTTGAAAAAACTAAACAAGAGCAGAAACTTCTAGAAAGTATAGGACAACGATTAACTTTAGTTAAGGCAGTGCCAAATAACACTGGAAAAGTTGCTAAAACTACTGAAGCATCTAGAAATAATAAAACTATTAAAACAACTATAATAACAAAAAACAAACCGTCTGAAGCTCTATCCCTACTAACAAAAAGTGCTCAAACAGCAGGAAGTATTTTAAAAGCAAGTAGTGGTAAAATTGAGAGTCAACAAAAAAATGCTGGAAGCTTAAAACCGGAAAATCCTTCTCTAATATCTGCTGGAATACCGATTATTCCATTGGGAGGCTTGGAAGAAAAGAAGGAACAGCCGAAAAAAAATGTGGTTAAAGGCACGCTCAAAAATAATGAGTTAGTAGAAAAGAGTGAAGACAAAGATACACCTTCTAGAAGTGGTTCGAAAAAATTAATTGCCAAAAGTGCTGAGAGCGAAAAAGCAAATCAAGAAGTTGGAAACAATATGACCTTAGTGAATGCTTTAGTAGCGATTGGTATTATTTCATTAATTGTAATTACTAAGATTATCCGTACGAGAAAAAGCAATTAAAACTTTAGATTGCTTCAG
The nucleotide sequence above comes from Listeria ivanovii subsp. londoniensis. Encoded proteins:
- the ilo gene encoding cholesterol-dependent cytolysin ivanolysin O, yielding MKKIMLLLMTLLLVSLPLAQEARADAQIYSYQGVISHMAPPASPPAKPKTPVEKNNAAQIDQYIQGLDYDKNNILVYDGEAVKNVPPKAGYKEGNQYIVVEKKKKSINQNNADIQVINSLSSLTYPGALVKANSELVENQPDVIPVKRDSVTLSIDLPGMVNHDNEIVVQNATKSNINNGVNTLVDRWINKYSPDYPNISAKIDYDQEMAYSESQLIAKFGAAFKAVNNSLNVNFGAISEGKMQEEVINFKQIYYTVNVNEPTSPSKFFGKSVTKEQLQALGVNADNPPAYISSVAYGREVYVKLSTSSHSTRVKAAFDAAFKGKSVKGDTELENIIQNSSFKAVIYGGSAKDEVEIIDGDLSKLRDILKQGANFDKKNPGVPIAYTTNFLKDNQLAVVKNNSEYIETTSKAYSDGKINLDHSGAYVARFNVTWDEVSYDANGNEVVEHKKWSENDKDKLAHFTTSIYLPGNARNINIYAKECTGLAWEWWRTVVDDRNLPLVKNRTVCIWGTTLYPAHSDTVEN
- the glmU gene encoding bifunctional UDP-N-acetylglucosamine diphosphorylase/glucosamine-1-phosphate N-acetyltransferase GlmU; this translates as MSKRYAVVLAAGQGTRMKSKLYKVLHPVCGKPMVEHVVDQISTLDVDKVVTIVGHGAEKVQEHLAGKSEFVKQEEQLGTAHAVLQAKTALAEKDGVTLVVCGDTPLIEASTMEALLKYHHEKRAKATILTTVIEDPTGYGRIIRDDLGIVEKIVEHKDATEKEQRISEINTGTYCFDNKSLFEALEKVSNDNVQGEYYLPDVIKILKDSDEVVAAYRMESFEESLGVNDRIALAEASKLMQRRINENHMRNGVTLINPESTYIDINVEIGQDTVIEPGVMLRGNTVIGEDCVVTSGSEIVNSIIGERARIRSSAIFESKVGDDVQIGPYAHLRPESDIHNNVKIGNYVETKKAVVGEGTKLPHFIYMGDAEIGKNVNIGCGSIAVNYDGKNKAKTIIGDDVFVGCNSNLIAPVKVGNRAFIAAGSTITKDVPDDALGIARAKQDNKIGYAKRLNHGK
- the spoVG gene encoding septation regulator SpoVG, whose protein sequence is MQVTDVRLRRVETDGRMRAIASITLDEEFVVHDIRVIDGNNGLFVAMPSKRGVDGEFRDIAHPINSDTRAKIQEVVLAEYVRVGEEEASAVTEEESESVSAE
- a CDS encoding phosphatidylinositol-specific phospholipase C domain-containing protein, which produces MYKLRSRQFLVVLLLCLVCYIITFPSSGKAHSIKSNYRTVQNTITTKKWMSALPDNTKLTSLTIPGTHDTMSYKGNISWTLTKALAQTQKMSLFQQLEAGIRYIDIRAKDDLQIYHGPIYLDASLKGVLETTINFLKENPKETIIMRLKDENNNKNDKFDYRIQPLINPYKAFFYTTPKSDPSDKFPTLKELRGKILLLSENGTNKPLTINQSNFGMKFAAENQVIQDDFNGPSIKTKYNEIVQTAHQAFKQASKENKLYLNHVSATSLTCTPYHYAATLNAKVSQHVTKLTTVGVRGLGVFIMDFPPKQTIKNVIKNNKFN
- a CDS encoding Crp/Fnr family transcriptional regulator; this translates as MDAQAADFQNLLETNGIKPKKFKKKDIIFNQWDPQEYCVFLYDGIAKLTNISENGSIMNLQYYKGAFIIMSGSLDTGKPLGYYNLEVISKTATAYVLKISDLKNLVSSDITQLFYITQALQKQVSYSLAKFNDFSANGKLGSICGQLLILTYVYGEKTSDGIKIALDNLTMQELGYSSGIAHCSAVSRILSKLKKEKVIEYKNSSFYVQNLDYLKKIAPKLDEWFYLACPSSWEKFN
- the actA gene encoding actin assembly-inducing protein ActA → MKLDRFLRAMMAVCFTASCILVNPGVIFANNSTVSTSSNENSSLESDEQEEGEQTARSAEAGRSSPRHKPISKACARDIQELDRTGKAKSVNVSDSMTTPDGESGEEPGQKIGAAATKPKPPSVRKRLKHFVKKVLKGKQSKSSKEGSKTTKNKQESSEVQSEEPMPHPSIANQPLWRRLSDKIKPLVTSDDDKDSRGDSDEWDDGEEAKEKVEEGGTNLAQDLISEARERDVQEVEKMGKVKNADVTALLAMLDSKVGKVPKQDIKETLNDEFSTVLLRPKRSIKEMLSNKQNRLSMNSSNLIKNRRKAIEASDVEDTDTEEKPTSRGAIGPFRTMNPLISEEIAEEIQTNKNNQESNGQRQFGLLPSSTEGDLRFAFPEKKPRLLRFNTQNNESESSVSEPTSFNLPSPPTEEELAAMGIKRSISMSVEEAPSLLPPREDVPQSLTSNPSLDLPSPPTEEELAAMGIKRSISMSVEEAPSLLPPREDVPQSLTSNPSLDLPSPPTEEELMAMGINQSINPLFKGKSSLLPSREDTPQSLTVNQPSELPSPPTRAELAAMGIFMFDDEILRGDLGNVGDALERHSSRCLASPAFSYFCGLSPADADDEYSESEDELDGLLNPKVRATSQQFRKVGFMPFSPLREQLFADGNKTLTEEQVIKDPLEKTKQEQKLLESIGQRLTLVKAVPNNTGKVAKTTEASRNNKTIKTTIITKNKPSEALSLLTKSAQTAGSILKASSGKIESQQKNAGSLKPENPSLISAGIPIIPLGGLEEKKEQPKKNVVKGTLKNNELVEKSEDKDTPSRSGSKKLIAKSAESEKANQEVGNNMTLVNALVAIGIISLIVITKIIRTRKSN
- a CDS encoding M4 family metallopeptidase; its protein translation is MKRKSIFLILLLVFVGYFNVKVKASSVEGEKLQSNIQSEMKAIDLQALPDCYEAKKDYKSLKITNSQKDNMGITHITLAMNADGYYTDHDEIKLHISPDNKLLFINGDLKQKRPTITNKIKLTEQDAIEKAFEAIGQNEASVSSYTGSPVKEKRVIVNSRTKRLVYSIRLIFSEPIVASWIIQIDTETGAVLRKQNMLSEANSCNSHGTKKNIVAPGKGYNPSLQRALNVWKIRNIFCLVDRTRKGLIRTFDLNHNTEISQGKIVSNKVNMFTAPEYCSAVDAHYYAGEVYDYFKKVHNHESLDGEGGGIDSFVRYGLNCNNAFWDGQEILYGDGDSENYKPFSCARNIVGHELTHAVIQYTAGLEYEGQSGALNESFADVFSYFITPDNWLIGEDVCLQRINSKRVRSLKEPDKYNQAAHMNEYESMPITEEYDWGGVHFNSGIPNKAAYNTITKVGKEKAEQLYFRALKYYLTKKSQFVDAKNALQQAARDLYSEEVARKVGDAWEEVGVR
- a CDS encoding ribose-phosphate diphosphokinase encodes the protein MSNEYFDPKLKIFSLNSNRELAEEIAKEVGIELGKSSVTHFSDGEIQINIEESIRGCHVYVIQSTSNPVNQNLMELLIMIDALKRASAATINIVMPYYGYARQDRKARSREPITAKLVANLIETAGATRMITLDMHAPQIQGFFDIPIDHLNAVRLLSNYFGERHLGDDLVVVSPDHGGVTRARKMADRLKAPIAIIDKRRPRPNVAEVMNIVGNVEGKVCIIIDDIIDTAGTITLAAKALREAGATKVYACCSHPVLSGPAMKRIEESPIEKLVVTNSIALPEDKWIDKMEQLSVAPLLGEAIVRVHENASVSSLFE